A part of Rhinolophus ferrumequinum isolate MPI-CBG mRhiFer1 chromosome 11, mRhiFer1_v1.p, whole genome shotgun sequence genomic DNA contains:
- the C11H11orf42 gene encoding uncharacterized protein C11orf42 homolog codes for MLVGAPHLLTLDEADAAWTLIKDKVIEERFGPNGVAVPFLSDAACYDLLGVLVKQSRPAHTRLALPGRQGRRALQPVGPLPNLLEQAGSEGAFAHCTREYSPNSRAEIAYEEMRLLDGQPCRIHLHMGGLRKKVAFLQLPPGQVGLQKTLPWLRNTHSIYVIYQVFSCAWLQLGLLPTGREPQLLRLQRSLPIAFSCLKFSLQPKGVLGPQKPLSKDPLLHGAHWVRPNLSIMPPLAPISAPDNIPEAADVPLPVPAPPTPPPQEGLEGRFTRFSYKGRNPFRRGPHMLSENWLFSPCSPPPGAQGGGPGDPDRHSMSLPLLQGLSSEFDSDD; via the exons ATGTTGGTTGGTGCCCCCCACCTGCTAACACTGGATGAAGCTGATGCCGCCTGGACCCTCATTAAGGATAAG GTTATCGAAGAGCGCTTTGGGCCCAATGGAGTGGCAGTACCTTTCCTGTCGGATGCAGCCTGCTATGACCTACTGGGTGTGCTAGTGAAGCAGTCCCGCCCAGCCCACACCCGCCTGGCTTTGCCGGGTAGGCAGGGACGGCGGGCACTGCAACCAGTGGGCCCACTACCGAACCTCCTGGAGCAGGCAGGGTCCGAGGGTGCCTTTGCCCACTGCACTCGGGAATACTCACCAAACAGCCGAGCAGAGATAGCCTATGAAGAAATGCGACTCCTGGATGGGCAGCCCTGCCGGATCCACCTACATATGGGTGGTCTGCGCAAGAAGGTGGCCTTCCTGCAGCTGCCACCAGGGCAGGTGGGCTTACAGAAGACTCTCCCCTGGCTCCGAAACACCCACAGCATCTATGTCATCTACCAGGTCTTCTCCTGTGCCTGGCTGCAGCTGGGGCTGTTGCCTACAGGCCGTGAGCCCCAGCTGCTCCGGTTACAACGCTCACTGCCTATTGCCTTCTCATGCCTCAAGTTTTCACTGCAGCCCAAGGGAGTGCTGGGACCACAGAAGCCCCTGAGCAAAGACCCACTACTCCACGGAGCCCACTGGGTCAGACCCAACCTCAGCATCATGCCACCTCTGGCCCCCATATCGGCCCCTGACAATATCCCCGAAGCTGCTGATGTACCCCTACCTGTCCCAGCCCCACCTACACCACCTCCCCAGGAAGGGCTAGAGGGCAGATTCACCAGATTCTCCTATAAGGGCCGAAACCCTTTCCGAAGGGGGCCACACATGCTGTCAG AGAACTGGCTCTTCAGCCCCTGCAGCCCCCCACCAGGAGCCCAGGGTGGGGGCCCCGGGGACCCCGACCGGCACTCCATGTCCCTGCCCCTGCTGCAGGGTCTGTCCTCGGAGTTCGACAGCGACGACTGA